One genomic segment of Alicycliphilus denitrificans K601 includes these proteins:
- a CDS encoding CvpA family protein: MAALDWIFLAVLAASLLLGAWRGLVFELLSLAGWVVAFFAAQWFAGDVGAWLPMGQSDAAWRHVAGFALVFVGSVFACGLVAWLLKKLVEAVGLRPADRALGALFGVLRGLVLLLAVVLVAGWLQVQEAPWWKESQAAPMLQGALKGLRPVLPDELGRHLPS; the protein is encoded by the coding sequence ATGGCGGCGCTGGACTGGATATTCCTGGCGGTGCTGGCCGCGTCGCTGCTGCTCGGCGCGTGGCGCGGCCTGGTGTTCGAGCTGCTGTCGCTGGCCGGCTGGGTGGTGGCATTCTTTGCGGCGCAGTGGTTCGCGGGCGACGTGGGCGCGTGGCTGCCCATGGGGCAGTCGGATGCCGCCTGGCGCCACGTCGCGGGCTTCGCGCTGGTGTTCGTGGGCTCGGTGTTCGCCTGCGGCCTGGTGGCCTGGCTGCTCAAGAAGCTGGTCGAGGCCGTGGGGCTGCGGCCCGCGGACCGGGCGCTGGGGGCGCTGTTCGGCGTGCTGCGCGGCCTGGTGCTGCTGCTGGCCGTGGTGCTGGTGGCGGGCTGGCTGCAGGTGCAGGAGGCGCCGTGGTGGAAGGAATCCCAGGCAGCCCCCATGTTGCAGGGGGCGCTCAAGGGATTGAGGCCCGTGCTGCCCGATGAACTAGGGCGGCACCTGCCTTCGTGA
- a CDS encoding O-succinylhomoserine sulfhydrylase, with protein sequence MTDKTLPAGLHPDTLAVREAVERSQWGEHSEALYLTSSFVQSDCASAARRFANEEAGYTYSRTSNPTVTSFERRLAAMEGTECAVATATGMSAILLVALTALKAGDHVICSQSMFGSTIKLLGTEMARFGVETSFVSQTDVQAWKAAMRPNTRLLFAETPTNPLTDLCDIAALAELAHAHGALLAVDNSFASPVLQQPVRFGADLVVHSGTKLLDGQGRVMAGAVCGTVALVDKVMGTFLRSGGLNLAPFNAWVVLKGLETLGLRVKAESAAALELATWLEAHPKVARVYYPGLKSHPQHELAMRQQNGMGGTVLAFDVAGQGAQQLRANAFHVVDSTRVCSITANLGDVKTTITHPASTSHGRLTEEQRQAAGIGQGLIRISVGLEHLGDLQNDLARGLDTLP encoded by the coding sequence GTGACCGATAAAACCCTGCCTGCCGGCCTGCACCCGGACACCCTCGCCGTGCGCGAGGCCGTGGAGCGCAGCCAGTGGGGCGAGCACAGCGAAGCCCTTTACCTGACCAGCAGCTTCGTGCAGAGCGACTGCGCCAGCGCCGCGCGGCGCTTCGCCAACGAGGAAGCGGGCTACACCTACAGCCGCACCAGCAATCCCACGGTCACCAGCTTCGAGCGGCGCCTGGCCGCCATGGAGGGCACGGAATGCGCCGTGGCCACTGCCACCGGCATGTCGGCCATCCTGCTCGTGGCGCTCACGGCGCTCAAAGCGGGCGACCACGTCATCTGCTCGCAGTCCATGTTCGGCTCCACCATCAAGCTCCTGGGCACCGAAATGGCGCGCTTCGGCGTGGAGACCAGCTTCGTCTCCCAGACCGACGTGCAGGCCTGGAAGGCGGCGATGCGCCCCAACACGCGCCTGCTGTTCGCCGAGACGCCCACCAACCCGCTCACCGACCTGTGCGACATCGCCGCGCTGGCCGAGCTGGCCCACGCCCACGGCGCGCTGCTGGCGGTGGACAACAGCTTCGCCTCGCCCGTGCTGCAGCAGCCCGTGCGCTTCGGCGCCGACCTCGTCGTGCACTCGGGCACCAAGCTGCTCGACGGCCAGGGCCGCGTCATGGCCGGCGCCGTGTGCGGCACGGTGGCGCTGGTCGACAAGGTCATGGGCACCTTCCTGCGCAGCGGCGGGCTGAACCTGGCGCCCTTCAACGCCTGGGTGGTGCTCAAGGGGCTGGAGACGCTGGGCCTGCGCGTCAAGGCCGAAAGCGCCGCGGCGCTGGAGCTGGCCACCTGGCTGGAGGCGCACCCCAAGGTGGCGCGCGTCTACTACCCCGGATTGAAGAGCCACCCCCAGCACGAGCTCGCCATGCGCCAGCAGAACGGCATGGGCGGCACCGTGCTGGCGTTCGACGTGGCGGGGCAGGGCGCACAGCAGCTGCGCGCCAACGCCTTCCACGTGGTCGACAGCACGCGCGTGTGCTCCATCACCGCCAACCTGGGCGACGTCAAGACCACCATCACCCACCCGGCCAGCACCTCGCACGGGCGGCTCACCGAAGAACAGCGCCAGGCCGCCGGCATAGGCCAGGGGCTGATCCGCATCTCCGTCGGCCTGGAACACCTGGGCGACCTCCAGAACGACCTGGCCCGCGGGCTGGACACCCTGCCATGA
- a CDS encoding acetone carboxylase subunit gamma, which produces MSTYTNEQVARLVDGSLDWETTFRMLSMPKDGSRFEQYLAALQAQVKFPDRIVLPLGPHLYIVQSAKTKQWVTQCDCGHVFGDYRENWKMHAHVYVRDTEAAMTEVYPKLMAPDTKWQVYREYYCPSCGTMHDVEAPTPWYPVIHDFEPDIETFYKEWVHMPLPERAG; this is translated from the coding sequence ATGTCCACCTATACCAACGAGCAGGTCGCTCGCCTTGTGGATGGTTCCCTGGATTGGGAGACCACCTTTCGCATGCTCTCCATGCCCAAGGACGGCAGCCGCTTCGAGCAATACCTGGCTGCGTTGCAGGCGCAGGTGAAGTTCCCGGATCGCATCGTCCTGCCCCTGGGGCCGCACCTCTACATCGTGCAATCGGCCAAGACCAAGCAGTGGGTGACGCAGTGCGACTGCGGCCATGTCTTTGGCGACTACCGCGAAAACTGGAAGATGCACGCCCATGTCTACGTGCGCGACACGGAGGCGGCCATGACCGAGGTTTATCCCAAGCTGATGGCCCCGGACACGAAGTGGCAGGTGTACCGCGAGTACTACTGCCCCAGCTGCGGGACCATGCATGACGTGGAGGCGCCGACGCCCTGGTACCCGGTGATCCATGACTTCGAGCCCGATATCGAAACCTTCTACAAGGAGTGGGTGCATATGCCACTGCCTGAGCGGGCCGGTTGA
- the argG gene encoding argininosuccinate synthase, with the protein MATILQSLPVGQKVGIAFSGGLDTSAALRWMKNKGAIPYAYTANLGQPDEDDYDAIPRKAMEYGAEAARLVDCRTQLAHEGIAAIQAGAFHISTGGIAYFNTTPLGRAVTGTMLVAAMKEDDVHIWGDGSTFKGNDIERFYRYGLLTNPSLRIYKPWLDQQFIDELGGRAEMSAFMTKEGFGYKMSAEKAYSTDSNMLGATHEAKDLEYLSSGIRIVNPIMGVAFWKPEVKVPAEEVSVTFDEGQPVALNGKEIADPVELFLEANRIGGRHGLGMSDQIENRIIEAKSRGIYEAPGMALLHIAYERLVTGIHNEDTIEQYRLNGLKLGRLLYQGRWFDPQAIMLRETAQRWVARAVTGTVTLELRRGNDYSILNTESPNLTYAPERLSMEKVEDAPFSPLDRIGQLTMRNLDISDTRGKLGVYARAGLLSLGGNAALAQLEDGSTKK; encoded by the coding sequence ATGGCAACCATCCTGCAATCCCTCCCCGTCGGCCAGAAGGTCGGCATCGCCTTCTCGGGCGGCCTCGACACCAGCGCCGCGCTGCGCTGGATGAAGAACAAGGGCGCCATTCCCTACGCCTACACCGCCAACCTGGGCCAGCCCGACGAGGACGACTACGACGCCATCCCGCGCAAGGCCATGGAGTACGGCGCCGAGGCCGCGCGCCTGGTGGACTGCCGCACGCAGCTGGCGCACGAGGGCATCGCCGCCATCCAGGCCGGCGCGTTCCACATCAGCACCGGCGGCATCGCCTACTTCAACACCACGCCGCTGGGCCGCGCCGTCACCGGCACCATGCTGGTGGCCGCGATGAAGGAGGACGACGTGCACATCTGGGGCGACGGCTCCACCTTCAAGGGCAACGACATCGAGCGCTTCTACCGCTACGGCCTGCTCACCAACCCGTCCCTGCGCATCTACAAGCCCTGGCTGGACCAGCAGTTCATCGACGAGCTGGGCGGGCGCGCCGAAATGTCGGCCTTCATGACCAAGGAAGGCTTCGGCTACAAGATGAGCGCCGAGAAGGCGTACAGCACCGACAGCAACATGCTCGGCGCCACGCACGAGGCCAAGGATCTGGAGTACCTCAGCAGCGGCATCCGCATCGTCAACCCCATCATGGGCGTGGCGTTCTGGAAGCCCGAGGTCAAGGTGCCAGCCGAGGAGGTCTCGGTGACCTTTGACGAAGGCCAGCCCGTGGCGCTCAACGGCAAGGAGATCGCCGACCCCGTGGAGCTGTTCCTGGAGGCCAACCGCATCGGCGGCCGCCACGGCCTGGGCATGAGCGACCAGATCGAGAACCGCATCATCGAGGCCAAGAGCCGCGGCATCTACGAGGCCCCCGGCATGGCGCTGCTGCACATCGCCTACGAGCGCCTCGTGACCGGCATCCACAACGAGGACACGATCGAGCAGTATCGCCTGAACGGCCTGAAGCTCGGGCGCCTGCTGTACCAGGGCCGCTGGTTCGACCCCCAGGCCATCATGCTGCGCGAGACCGCCCAGCGCTGGGTGGCGCGCGCCGTGACCGGCACCGTGACGCTGGAGCTGCGCCGCGGCAACGACTACTCCATTCTCAACACCGAGTCGCCCAACCTGACCTACGCGCCCGAGCGCCTGTCGATGGAGAAGGTGGAGGACGCGCCGTTCAGCCCCCTGGACCGCATCGGCCAGCTCACCATGCGCAACCTCGACATCTCCGACACGCGCGGCAAGCTCGGCGTGTACGCGCGCGCCGGGCTGCTGTCGCTGGGCGGCAACGCGGCACTGGCGCAGCTGGAAGACGGCAGCACCAAGAAATAA
- a CDS encoding glycine zipper 2TM domain-containing protein, with amino-acid sequence MNKTIILTALATAALAAQAQEQGRVFSATPVTQQVAVPRQVCGNETIYGGARPTTGAGAVLGAIAGGAAGNAIGGGSGRAAATALGVIGGAVLGNQVESGRPGYQNVQRCTTETYYDNRVVGYDVVYEYAGRRYTTRTQSDPGQWIPLSVQPAVPGVPGYPPDYPSDHPSGYAPGYGGYAQPGVVVSTPPGPPAYVVEPPPTVIEYRAPYGYPHRPPHYYGRY; translated from the coding sequence ATGAACAAGACCATCATCCTCACCGCACTGGCCACGGCGGCCCTGGCCGCCCAGGCCCAGGAACAGGGCCGCGTGTTCTCGGCCACCCCCGTCACGCAGCAGGTGGCGGTGCCGCGCCAGGTGTGCGGCAATGAAACCATTTACGGCGGCGCCCGCCCCACCACGGGCGCGGGCGCCGTGCTGGGGGCCATCGCCGGCGGCGCCGCGGGCAACGCCATCGGCGGCGGCAGCGGCCGCGCGGCAGCCACGGCGCTGGGCGTGATCGGCGGTGCGGTGCTGGGCAACCAGGTGGAGAGCGGCCGTCCCGGCTACCAGAACGTGCAGCGCTGCACCACCGAGACCTACTACGACAACCGCGTGGTGGGCTACGACGTGGTCTACGAATACGCGGGCCGGCGCTACACCACGCGCACGCAAAGCGACCCGGGCCAGTGGATCCCGCTGAGCGTGCAGCCGGCCGTGCCAGGCGTGCCCGGCTACCCGCCGGACTACCCGTCCGACCATCCGTCCGGCTACGCACCCGGCTATGGCGGCTACGCCCAGCCCGGCGTGGTGGTCTCGACCCCGCCCGGCCCGCCCGCCTACGTGGTGGAGCCGCCCCCCACGGTGATCGAGTACCGCGCCCCCTACGGCTACCCCCATCGCCCGCCGCACTACTACGGCCGCTACTGA
- a CDS encoding ArsC family reductase produces MSTPTIIVYGIPNCDTVKKARAWLQEQGLPYRFHDFKKQGVPAERLPAWMAAVGWDRLLNRQGTTWRKLDPTVQGRVHDAASAAALMAEQPSVIKRPVVEWSGTSTDRVTVGFQADQWNELAGGGSNA; encoded by the coding sequence ATGAGTACCCCCACGATCATCGTTTACGGCATCCCCAACTGCGACACCGTCAAGAAGGCGCGCGCCTGGCTCCAGGAGCAGGGCCTGCCCTACCGGTTCCACGACTTCAAGAAACAGGGCGTGCCCGCCGAACGCCTGCCGGCCTGGATGGCCGCCGTGGGCTGGGACAGGCTGCTCAACCGCCAGGGCACGACCTGGCGCAAGCTCGACCCCACCGTGCAGGGCCGTGTGCATGATGCCGCCAGCGCTGCCGCGCTGATGGCCGAGCAGCCCTCGGTCATCAAGCGCCCCGTGGTCGAGTGGAGCGGCACTTCGACGGACCGCGTGACGGTGGGCTTCCAGGCGGACCAGTGGAACGAGTTGGCGGGCGGCGGCTCCAACGCCTGA
- a CDS encoding sigma-54-dependent Fis family transcriptional regulator, with protein sequence MAPERKDFFSNPQDESDVMNAWHSFLGGGERPVDTLRALVDASWQRSLEARVDPRMRSGPRPLAEGELYLLRERQRELLEASAPVMAHARDFLTETGTLMALADTRCTILNTEGDLPAIDSAETIHLMPGATWSEGACGTNAIGTALAVGKPVQIHSAEHFCEGIKRWTCSATVMRHPLDGEVVGVLDVSGLSQTYNRQTLALVVTAASRIEARLAAAEMERRYRLLDRAMGRLSGGDGVVLFDRRGNVVRANEHAALAIRSADGEMELAQGLRRVPGFAVGQQGQLAAGLLPSWVKPEWIEPLIVDGKPLGTLLVVPRSPASGWRADAGGAAVGAVPCSGMAADPFAAIVTMDAGMNATIAKARQLARTRMPVLLQGETGVGKEEFARGIHGNRGGPFVALNCGGLSRELLASELFGYADGAFTGARKGGMVGKIEAADGGTLFLDEIGEMPLDMQPNLLRVLEQGEIYRLGENTPRRVNFRLVAATHRDLRQDIAAGRFRMDLFYRIAVTNLRIPALRERQGDVEVLAQHFLERFRRAQGQGPERITPDALRVLRSYPWPGNVRELRNLVEGLVLLCEEPSVTCAHLPHEFQAVHDAAQPGSCNPSGAMSMAEGEEDLIRRAIRASEGNLTLTARKLQIAKSTLYAKMHRYGLSRDDK encoded by the coding sequence ATGGCGCCTGAAAGAAAGGATTTTTTCTCCAATCCCCAGGATGAATCCGATGTCATGAATGCGTGGCACTCGTTCCTGGGCGGAGGGGAGCGGCCCGTCGACACGCTGCGTGCCTTGGTGGATGCCTCCTGGCAGCGCTCCCTGGAGGCCAGGGTCGATCCACGCATGCGCAGCGGCCCCAGGCCGCTTGCCGAGGGCGAGCTGTACCTGCTGCGTGAGCGGCAGCGGGAACTGCTCGAAGCCAGCGCCCCCGTGATGGCCCATGCGCGTGACTTTCTTACGGAAACCGGTACCTTGATGGCGCTGGCCGATACCCGCTGCACCATCCTGAACACAGAGGGCGACCTGCCGGCCATCGACTCTGCCGAGACCATCCACCTGATGCCAGGCGCTACCTGGTCGGAGGGCGCGTGCGGCACCAACGCCATTGGCACAGCACTCGCCGTGGGCAAGCCGGTACAGATTCATAGCGCCGAGCATTTTTGTGAAGGCATCAAACGCTGGACATGTTCGGCTACCGTGATGCGCCATCCGCTGGACGGCGAGGTGGTGGGTGTGCTCGATGTATCAGGGCTGTCCCAGACCTACAACCGTCAGACGCTGGCGCTGGTGGTCACAGCCGCCAGCCGCATCGAGGCCCGGCTGGCGGCCGCGGAAATGGAGCGGCGTTATCGCCTGCTCGACCGGGCCATGGGGCGTCTTTCCGGCGGCGATGGCGTGGTGTTGTTTGATCGGCGCGGAAACGTGGTCAGGGCCAATGAGCATGCCGCCCTGGCCATCCGTTCGGCAGACGGTGAGATGGAGCTGGCACAGGGCCTGCGCCGTGTGCCCGGGTTTGCCGTGGGGCAGCAGGGACAGCTTGCCGCAGGCCTGCTGCCGTCCTGGGTGAAGCCAGAATGGATAGAGCCCCTGATCGTCGATGGCAAGCCCTTGGGCACGCTGCTGGTCGTGCCTCGCTCTCCCGCTTCAGGGTGGCGTGCCGACGCAGGCGGTGCAGCGGTCGGCGCCGTGCCTTGCAGTGGCATGGCTGCCGATCCGTTTGCCGCCATCGTCACCATGGATGCGGGCATGAATGCCACCATCGCCAAGGCCCGCCAACTGGCCCGTACACGCATGCCGGTGTTGCTGCAGGGCGAGACTGGTGTTGGCAAGGAGGAGTTTGCACGGGGCATTCACGGCAACAGAGGCGGACCCTTCGTAGCCTTGAACTGTGGCGGCTTGTCGCGTGAGTTGCTGGCCAGTGAATTGTTCGGTTATGCAGACGGAGCGTTCACCGGCGCACGCAAGGGGGGAATGGTTGGAAAGATCGAAGCTGCCGATGGCGGGACGCTGTTTCTCGATGAAATCGGAGAAATGCCGCTGGATATGCAGCCCAACCTGCTGCGGGTGCTCGAACAGGGCGAGATTTACCGGCTGGGTGAAAACACGCCGCGCCGCGTGAACTTTCGGCTTGTCGCGGCCACGCACCGCGACTTGCGCCAGGACATCGCCGCAGGGCGTTTTCGCATGGACCTGTTCTACCGGATCGCCGTCACCAACCTGCGCATTCCCGCGCTGCGCGAGCGCCAGGGCGACGTCGAGGTGCTGGCACAGCATTTTCTTGAGCGCTTCAGGCGCGCGCAAGGTCAGGGCCCCGAGCGCATCACACCCGACGCCTTGAGGGTTCTGCGCTCCTACCCGTGGCCGGGCAATGTGCGGGAGCTGCGCAACCTGGTTGAAGGCCTGGTGCTGCTTTGCGAGGAGCCTTCCGTCACCTGTGCCCATCTGCCGCATGAATTCCAGGCGGTGCACGATGCCGCCCAGCCCGGTTCCTGCAATCCGTCGGGCGCGATGTCCATGGCTGAGGGCGAGGAGGATTTGATTCGGCGCGCCATCCGGGCGAGCGAGGGAAACCTTACCCTGACCGCGCGCAAGCTGCAGATCGCCAAGAGCACGCTGTACGCAAAGATGCACCGCTACGGCCTCTCGCGCGACGATAAATAA
- the folC gene encoding bifunctional tetrahydrofolate synthase/dihydrofolate synthase, with translation MHTIPPTLESWLAHCERLHAKNIDMGLARVGEVARRLALRFDCPVITVAGTNGKGSTCAMIEAVAMQAGYRTGVYGSPHLVRFEERCRIRGETVDAASLVPHFEAVERARTQGDEVSLTYFEFTTLAILRLMSMSLLDVAILEVGLGGRLDATNVIDADCAVITSVDIDHVEFLGPDREAIGREKAGIMRTGRPVVVSDPVPPQSVIDHAREIGADLWRFGHDFNYSGDKQQWAWAGRSRRYAGLAYPALRGANQLINAAGALAALEALRARLPITAQAVRLGLARVELPGRFQIVPGQPTLVLDVAHNPHAVAALTANLDAMGYFPTTHAVFGAMADKDLAPMLAKVGPIIDRWYFTDLPTPRAESAAALQQKWNALQMVAGGRRPVSTSLHTSPEEALRAAVEAADPADRIVVFGSFYTVGGVLKDGVPRLQAKHLGA, from the coding sequence ATGCACACCATTCCCCCGACACTGGAAAGCTGGCTCGCCCACTGCGAGCGACTGCACGCCAAGAACATCGACATGGGCCTGGCGCGCGTGGGCGAGGTGGCGCGCCGGCTGGCGCTGCGCTTCGACTGCCCCGTGATCACCGTGGCCGGCACCAACGGCAAGGGCTCGACCTGCGCCATGATCGAGGCCGTGGCCATGCAGGCCGGCTACCGCACGGGCGTCTACGGCTCGCCGCACCTGGTGCGCTTCGAGGAGCGCTGCCGCATCCGCGGCGAAACGGTGGACGCCGCCTCACTGGTGCCCCACTTCGAGGCCGTGGAGCGCGCCAGGACGCAGGGCGACGAGGTCTCGCTGACTTACTTCGAGTTCACCACGCTGGCCATTCTGCGGCTCATGAGCATGTCGCTGCTCGACGTGGCGATTCTCGAGGTGGGGCTGGGCGGGCGGCTCGACGCCACGAACGTCATCGACGCGGACTGCGCCGTCATCACCAGCGTGGACATCGACCACGTGGAATTCCTCGGGCCGGACCGCGAGGCCATCGGCCGCGAGAAGGCCGGCATCATGCGCACCGGGCGCCCCGTGGTGGTGAGCGACCCCGTGCCGCCGCAGAGCGTGATCGACCACGCGCGCGAGATCGGCGCCGACCTGTGGCGCTTCGGCCATGACTTCAACTATTCCGGCGACAAGCAGCAATGGGCCTGGGCGGGGCGCAGCCGCCGCTACGCGGGCCTGGCTTACCCGGCGCTGCGCGGGGCCAACCAGCTGATCAACGCCGCAGGCGCGCTCGCGGCGCTGGAGGCGCTGCGCGCGCGCCTGCCCATCACCGCGCAGGCCGTGCGCCTGGGCCTGGCCCGGGTGGAGCTGCCCGGCCGCTTCCAGATCGTGCCGGGCCAGCCCACGCTGGTGCTGGACGTGGCGCACAACCCGCACGCGGTGGCGGCGCTCACGGCCAACCTGGACGCCATGGGCTACTTCCCCACCACGCACGCCGTCTTCGGCGCCATGGCCGACAAGGACCTTGCGCCCATGCTGGCCAAGGTGGGGCCGATCATCGACCGCTGGTACTTCACCGACCTGCCCACGCCGCGCGCCGAGAGTGCCGCGGCGCTGCAGCAGAAATGGAACGCGCTGCAGATGGTGGCGGGCGGGCGCCGGCCGGTGTCCACGAGCCTGCACACCAGCCCCGAGGAGGCGCTGCGCGCAGCCGTGGAGGCCGCAGACCCGGCTGATAGAATCGTAGTCTTTGGCTCGTTCTATACGGTGGGCGGCGTGCTCAAAGACGGAGTGCCCCGCCTGCAGGCCAAGCATCTGGGCGCATAA
- the purF gene encoding amidophosphoribosyltransferase: protein MCGIVGVVSTAPVNQLIYDALLLLQHRGQDAAGIVTQQGRKFFMHKAKGMVRDVFRTRNMRALPGTVGLGQVRYPTAGNASSEEEAQPFYVNAPFGIVMVHNGNLTNAKQLRRELAETDHRHTNTESDSEVLLNVLAHELARASSGSPLKDEDVFAAVRAVHRRIKGSYAVIALIAGYGLLAFRDPFGIRPLCMGKGADGTVMLASESVALEGTLHQLERDVAPGEAVFVRLDGRVLTQQCAENPHLNPCVFEYVYLARPDSVLDGISVYQARLNMGETLAKRVISTVPPSEIDAIIPIPESSRPSAMQLAQLLGIPYREGFVKNRYVGRTFIMPGQGTRKKSVRQKLNAIASEFKGRRVLLVDDSIVRGTTSKEIVQMARDAGAVKVYLASAAPPVRHPNVYGIDMPTRTELVAHNRTVEEIRQVIGADALIYQDVDAMKQAVGKINPRVEGFEASCFDGLYITGDISDEDVTALNEGRERGGDEEPEDTSRLSLPNAEAL, encoded by the coding sequence ATGTGTGGAATCGTCGGCGTGGTCAGCACGGCCCCTGTCAATCAGCTGATCTATGACGCCTTGCTGCTATTGCAGCACCGGGGGCAGGATGCCGCGGGCATCGTCACCCAGCAGGGGCGCAAGTTCTTCATGCACAAGGCCAAGGGCATGGTGCGCGACGTGTTCCGCACGCGCAACATGCGCGCGCTGCCGGGCACGGTGGGCCTGGGCCAGGTGCGCTATCCCACGGCGGGCAATGCGTCGAGCGAGGAGGAGGCGCAGCCGTTCTACGTGAACGCGCCGTTCGGCATCGTCATGGTGCACAACGGCAACCTGACCAACGCCAAGCAGCTGCGCCGCGAGCTCGCCGAGACCGACCACCGCCACACCAACACCGAGAGCGACTCCGAGGTGCTGCTCAACGTGCTGGCGCACGAGCTGGCGCGCGCCAGCAGCGGCTCGCCCCTGAAGGACGAGGACGTGTTCGCGGCGGTGCGCGCCGTGCACCGGCGCATCAAGGGCTCGTATGCCGTGATCGCGCTGATCGCGGGCTACGGGCTGCTCGCCTTCCGCGACCCGTTCGGCATCCGCCCCCTGTGCATGGGCAAGGGCGCTGACGGCACGGTGATGCTGGCCAGCGAATCCGTGGCGCTGGAGGGCACGCTGCACCAGCTGGAGCGCGACGTGGCGCCCGGCGAGGCCGTGTTCGTGCGCCTGGACGGGCGGGTGCTGACGCAGCAGTGCGCCGAGAACCCGCACCTGAACCCCTGCGTGTTCGAGTACGTGTACCTGGCGCGGCCGGACTCGGTGCTCGACGGCATCTCGGTCTACCAGGCGCGCCTGAACATGGGCGAGACGCTGGCCAAGCGCGTGATCTCCACCGTGCCGCCCAGCGAGATCGACGCCATCATCCCCATCCCCGAATCGAGCCGCCCCAGCGCCATGCAGCTGGCGCAGCTGCTGGGCATTCCGTACCGCGAGGGCTTCGTGAAGAACCGCTACGTGGGCCGCACCTTCATCATGCCGGGGCAGGGCACGCGCAAGAAGTCGGTGCGCCAGAAGCTCAACGCGATCGCCAGCGAATTCAAGGGCCGGCGCGTGCTGCTGGTGGACGACTCCATTGTGCGCGGCACCACCTCCAAGGAGATCGTGCAGATGGCGCGCGACGCGGGCGCCGTCAAGGTGTACCTGGCCTCGGCCGCGCCGCCGGTGCGCCACCCCAACGTCTACGGCATCGACATGCCCACGCGCACCGAGCTGGTGGCGCACAACCGAACGGTGGAGGAAATCCGCCAGGTGATCGGCGCCGACGCGCTGATCTACCAGGACGTGGACGCCATGAAGCAGGCCGTGGGCAAGATCAACCCGCGCGTGGAGGGCTTCGAGGCCTCGTGCTTCGACGGCCTCTACATCACGGGCGACATCTCCGACGAGGACGTCACCGCGCTCAACGAAGGGCGCGAGCGCGGCGGCGACGAGGAGCCCGAGGACACCTCGCGCCTGTCCCTGCCCAACGCAGAGGCGCTGTGA
- a CDS encoding pyrimidine/purine nucleoside phosphorylase, whose amino-acid sequence MTTEKIAGVSVATRANVYFDGKCVSHGITYPDGTQKSVGVVLPATLTFGTGAPEIMECVAGSCEYRLAGSDAWLAAGPGDKFSIPANSSFDIRVAEAFHYICHYG is encoded by the coding sequence ATGACCACCGAGAAGATCGCCGGCGTCAGCGTCGCCACCCGGGCCAACGTGTACTTTGACGGCAAATGCGTGAGCCACGGCATCACCTACCCCGACGGCACGCAGAAATCGGTCGGTGTGGTGCTGCCGGCCACACTCACGTTCGGCACCGGCGCGCCCGAGATCATGGAATGCGTGGCCGGATCGTGCGAATACCGGCTGGCGGGCAGCGACGCCTGGCTCGCGGCCGGCCCGGGCGACAAGTTCAGCATCCCGGCCAACTCCAGCTTCGACATCCGCGTGGCCGAAGCCTTCCACTACATCTGCCACTACGGCTGA
- a CDS encoding SPOR domain-containing protein: MAFFKFRWPGRQEPQGDSSKPARRSRGTAQAESIEDMRRRARHRLIGAVVLVLAGVVGFPMLFDTQPRPVAVNMAIDIPDRNKVAPLVVPHKGGEAAAPAAEPPAAGLDAGEEVVASRPRGEPAPGQRAQAEPRHEPAPEQRTEPKPAPKVEHKAEPKPEPKPEPKTEPKTEPKTEPKTARQEDAARARALLEGRVQPPAAAAAGEQGRFIVQVGAFADSDKAREVRERLERSGLKTYTQVVDTKDGKRTRVRLGPFDSRAEADKAAGRVKGAGLSASVLSL, translated from the coding sequence ATGGCATTTTTCAAGTTTCGTTGGCCCGGCAGGCAGGAGCCGCAGGGCGACAGCAGCAAGCCCGCCCGGCGTTCGCGCGGCACCGCCCAGGCCGAAAGCATCGAGGACATGCGGCGGCGCGCGCGGCACCGGCTCATCGGCGCCGTCGTGCTCGTGCTGGCCGGCGTGGTGGGTTTCCCCATGCTGTTCGACACCCAGCCGCGGCCGGTTGCGGTGAACATGGCCATCGACATCCCCGACCGCAACAAGGTGGCCCCGCTGGTGGTGCCGCACAAGGGCGGAGAAGCGGCCGCGCCCGCCGCCGAGCCGCCCGCGGCCGGGCTGGATGCGGGCGAAGAAGTCGTCGCATCGCGCCCGCGCGGCGAGCCGGCGCCGGGGCAGCGCGCCCAGGCCGAGCCCAGGCACGAGCCCGCGCCCGAGCAGCGCACCGAACCCAAGCCGGCGCCGAAGGTCGAGCACAAGGCCGAGCCCAAGCCGGAACCGAAACCTGAACCGAAAACCGAGCCGAAAACCGAGCCGAAAACCGAGCCCAAGACCGCGCGCCAGGAAGATGCGGCGCGCGCGCGCGCGCTGCTCGAAGGGCGCGTGCAGCCGCCGGCCGCGGCGGCCGCCGGAGAGCAGGGCCGCTTCATCGTGCAGGTGGGCGCGTTCGCCGATTCAGACAAGGCGCGCGAGGTGCGCGAGCGGCTCGAACGCTCGGGGCTCAAGACCTATACCCAGGTGGTGGACACCAAGGACGGCAAGCGCACGCGCGTGCGCCTGGGGCCGTTCGACAGCCGCGCCGAGGCCGACAAGGCGGCCGGGCGCGTCAAGGGCGCAGGCCTGTCTGCATCCGTGCTGAGCCTGTAA